A single window of Neisseria chenwenguii DNA harbors:
- a CDS encoding peptidoglycan D,D-transpeptidase FtsI family protein, with translation MLIKNEYKPQMLAKPVKEKKAITSDGRIYLVLGAVAVAFGGLLVRGVYLQTSQHAFLKNQGDQRFVRTLSLPASRGTITDRNGATLALSAPTESLYAMPSEIDEMPTNAQMEKLAAILGMSVESLQDKFAKKDKDFIYLKRQLSKETADKIAALGIKGIGFQKELKRHYPMGNLFAHVIGFTNIDGKGQEGLELSREDSLRGTNGAKVVLRDNKGNIVDSLDSPRNSDPKNGADMVLSLDQRIQTLAYEELNKAVEHHKAKAGMVVVLDAQTGEILALANSPAYDPNTPGTADSEQRRNRAVTDMIEPGSAMKPFTIAKALDSGKVSVSDKFNTLPYQINGATVRDTHVYPVLDLRGIMQKSSNVGTSKLSAMFNPKEMYDFYHEMGVGVRMHSGFPGESAGLLRNWKKWQPIEQATMSFGYGLQLSLLQLARSYTMLTHDGELLPVSFEKQAVAPKGHRVIKAETARQIREMMVSVTEPGGTGTAGAVDGFDVGAKTGTARKLVNGRYVDNKHSATFVGFAPAKKPRVIVAVNVDEPTTNGYYGGVVAGPVFKQVMGGSLNILGVSPTKPLTAAVPTVKVKS, from the coding sequence ATGCTGATCAAGAATGAATACAAGCCCCAGATGCTTGCAAAACCGGTCAAAGAGAAAAAAGCCATCACCAGCGACGGCCGTATTTATCTGGTGTTGGGCGCAGTTGCCGTCGCGTTCGGCGGACTTTTGGTGCGCGGCGTTTATTTGCAGACCTCGCAGCACGCGTTCCTGAAAAACCAGGGTGACCAGCGTTTCGTCCGCACCCTGAGCCTGCCTGCGTCGCGCGGTACGATTACCGACCGCAACGGCGCGACTTTGGCTTTGAGTGCGCCGACCGAATCGCTGTACGCCATGCCGTCTGAAATCGACGAAATGCCGACCAACGCGCAGATGGAAAAATTGGCGGCGATTTTGGGCATGTCCGTCGAAAGCCTTCAGGATAAGTTTGCCAAAAAAGATAAAGATTTCATCTATCTGAAGCGTCAGCTCAGCAAAGAAACGGCCGATAAAATTGCCGCTTTGGGCATCAAAGGCATCGGTTTCCAAAAAGAATTGAAACGCCATTACCCGATGGGCAACCTGTTTGCGCACGTTATCGGTTTTACCAATATCGACGGCAAAGGCCAAGAGGGCTTGGAGCTTTCGCGTGAAGACAGTCTGCGCGGCACCAACGGCGCTAAAGTCGTTTTGCGCGACAACAAAGGCAATATCGTTGACAGCTTGGATTCGCCGCGCAACAGCGATCCGAAAAACGGTGCCGATATGGTGCTGTCGCTCGACCAGCGCATTCAGACGCTGGCTTATGAAGAGCTGAACAAAGCGGTTGAGCATCACAAAGCCAAAGCAGGTATGGTTGTCGTATTGGATGCGCAAACCGGCGAAATTCTGGCCTTGGCCAACAGCCCTGCCTACGACCCCAATACACCGGGAACGGCCGACAGCGAGCAGCGCCGCAACCGCGCCGTTACCGACATGATCGAGCCGGGTTCGGCGATGAAACCGTTTACCATTGCGAAGGCTTTGGATTCGGGTAAAGTATCTGTCAGTGATAAATTCAATACCTTGCCGTATCAAATCAATGGTGCGACCGTGCGCGATACCCATGTTTATCCGGTTTTGGATTTGCGCGGCATCATGCAGAAATCGTCAAACGTCGGTACCAGTAAACTTTCGGCAATGTTCAATCCGAAAGAAATGTATGATTTCTATCACGAAATGGGTGTGGGCGTGCGGATGCATTCCGGCTTCCCGGGCGAATCCGCCGGTTTGCTGCGCAACTGGAAAAAATGGCAGCCGATTGAGCAGGCAACCATGTCGTTCGGCTACGGTTTGCAGTTGAGCCTGTTGCAGTTGGCGCGTTCGTACACCATGCTGACCCACGACGGCGAGCTGTTGCCCGTCAGCTTTGAAAAACAGGCGGTTGCGCCCAAAGGGCACCGAGTGATTAAAGCCGAAACCGCGCGCCAGATTCGCGAGATGATGGTTTCCGTTACCGAGCCGGGCGGCACGGGTACGGCAGGCGCGGTTGACGGCTTCGATGTCGGCGCGAAAACCGGTACCGCCCGCAAGCTGGTTAACGGCCGCTACGTTGACAACAAACACAGCGCCACCTTTGTCGGCTTTGCGCCCGCCAAAAAACCGCGCGTAATTGTTGCTGTGAATGTGGATGAGCCGACAACCAACGGCTACTACGGCGGCGTGGTCGCAGGCCCCGTGTTCAAACAAGTCATGGGCGGCAGCCTCAACATCTTGGGCGTTTCCCCGACCAAACCCCTGACCGCAGCCGTTCCGACCGTTAAAGTAAAATCCTGA